Proteins from a genomic interval of Euwallacea fornicatus isolate EFF26 chromosome 37, ASM4011564v1, whole genome shotgun sequence:
- the iPLA2-VIA gene encoding 85/88 kDa calcium-independent phospholipase A2: MIQASFDVLRSLLNSDVPANRVTDAKSDTYSSRQIHLREDGLVLYLPQKNSKNKNEKNTFEIVLHRPTTETLVQTFSLYRASSLNDAETKFVIFHDKLPLFIDIAKEMCNVNGLQKLCDILIEHPSWTLAHLAAYFALYDSFNDPRINSFLNSSDGEKSMSPLQVAITTLNLKTVQMLVATNCSLEHLDNDGNSVFHYAASTTKDIIAALVQGNSSKCLNLLNNNGYTPLHMACRADKPDCVKALLIAGADVNKTATGDGDYMEPGYVGNFLQDNPNTLHHSDMKNGGTPLHWANSRVVIEALIEVNCNINAENFERKTALHVMVERQRLDCVVALLSRQAKVDLPDKDGNRPIHLAVKQGHLPILQALIVFGANLDLLNNAAESPRHLVIKDLEPKILYYLHAVGARRCRADMVGCTEGCIQHGTYDGIPPPKVIGPTNRDMLNQMLAVAGMEVTARKYKRRDIKTGRLLTLDGGGIRGLVLVQMLLQLEAAFQKPINFCFDWVAGTSTGGILALGIASGKSMKECLCLYFRLKEKTFIGSRPYCSENLENVMKETFGSETVMSDIKHPKVMITGLLADRKPAELHLFRNYNSPSNILGVKHDSPYELPPPPEQQFVWQVARATGAAPTYYRMFQRYLDGGLIANNPTLDALTEIHEHCLALKAMGRESESCPVSVVVSLGTGVIPVTELKAVDVFRPESIWDTTRVVLGIQNLGTLLVDQATCSDGRVVDRARAWCSSIGIPYFRFSPQLSEEVAMDEKSDEKLCNMLWETKAYMHENMSVIRELSDLLSRG; this comes from the exons ATGATCCAAGCCAGTTTCGATG TATTGAGAAGCTTGCTAAACTCAGATGTTCCTGCCAACCGGGTGACTGATGCCAAGTCTGACACATACAGTTCTAGACAGATACATCTGCGAGAGGATGGCCTTGTCCTTTACTTACCTCAGAAGAACTCCAAAaataagaatgaaaaaaacacttttgagATTGTTTTGCACAGACCTACAACTGAAACACTAGTTCAGACTTTCAG TTTATACCGAGCAAGTAGCTTAAATGATGCTGAgacaaaatttgtaatttttcatgacAAACTTCCCCTTTTCATTGATATAGCCAAAGAG aTGTGCAATGTTAATGGTCTCCAAAAGCTGTGTGATATCCTCATAGAGCATCCCTCATGGACGTTAGCACATCTGGCTGCATATTTTGCTTTGTATGATTCATTCAATGACCCAAGAATCAATTCTTTTCTCAATAGCAGTGATGGTGAGAAGAGCATGTCTCCGCTGCAAGTGGCTATTACTACCCTTAACTTGAAAACTGTGCAAATGCTGGTGGCAACTAATTGTTCTCTAGAACATTTAGACAACGATGGAAACTCAGTTTTTCATTATGCAGCCAGCACCACCAAAGATATTATTGCT GCCTTAGTTCAGGGGAACTCTTCAAAATGTCTGAACTTGTTGAATAATAATGGATATACCCCCTTGCATATGGCCTGCCGTGCTGATAAGCCTGATTGTGTTAAAGCTCTATTAATCGCAGGGGCTGATGTCAATAAAACCGCCACTGGGGATGGGGATTATATGGAGCCTGGATATGTAGGAAATTTCCTGCAG GATAATCCTAACACGTTACACCACAGTGACATGAAGAATGGAGGGACTCCTTTGCATTGGGCCAATTCTCGCGTTGTAATCGAAGCTTTAATAGAGGTGAACTGCAACATAAACGCGGAGAATTTTGAACGTAAAACTGCTTTGCATGTCATGGTAGAAAGGCAGAG aCTCGATTGTGTGGTTGCACTTTTGAGTCGACAAGCCAAAGTTGATTTGCCCGATAAAGACGGGAATCGGCCAATTCATTTAGCAGTCAAACAAGGTCATTTGCCAATTTTACAAGCCCTCATCGTGTTTGGAGCCAATTTGGATTTGTTGAATAACGCTGCCGAATCTCCTAGACATTTGGTTATCAAAG ACTTGGAGcctaaaattttgtattatctACACGCAGTGGGAGCACGCAGGTGCAGGGCTGACATGGTCGGTTGCACTGAAGGCTGTATACAGCATGGCACTTATGATGGTATTCCTCCACCCAAG gTGATTGGTCCCACAAATCGAGACATGCTCAACCAAATGTTGGCAGTGGCTGGCATGGAAGTGACCGCCAGAAAGTATAAAAGGCGCGATATCAAAACGGGGCGATTGCTCACCCTGGACGGGGGCGGTATACGAGGACTGGTATTAGTGCAGATGCTGCTGCAATTGGAGGCTGCATTCCAGAAGCccattaatttttgcttcGACTGGGTGGCTGGAACAAGCACAGGAGGAATTTTGGCTTTAGGGATCGCCTCTGGAAAGTCCATGAAAGAGTGTCTTTGCCTCTATTTCcgacttaaagaaaaaactttcatTGGCAGTCGGCCGTATTGCAGTGAGAACCTAGAGAACGTCATGAAAGAGACTTTTGGATCAGAGACTGTCATGTCTGACATAAAGCATCCGAAG gTAATGATCACAGGACTGCTGGCAGACAGGAAACCCGCAGAACTGCACTTATTCAGAAACTACAACAGCCCCAGTAATATTTTAGGGGTGAAGCATGATTCACCTTATGAATTACCCCCTCCACCTGAGCAGCAATTTGTGTGGCAGGTTGCCAGGGCCACAGGAGCAGCCCCGACTTACTACAG AATGTTCCAGAGGTATTTGGACGGGGGCCTGATAGCCAATAATCCAACTTTAGACGCTCTCACGGAAATACATGAACACTGTTTAGCCCTCAAGGCTATGGGTAGAGAGAGCGAGAGTTGTCCCGTCTCGGTTGTAGTTAGTCTGGGAACag GAGTAATTCCAGTCACAGAGCTTAAAGCTGTAGATGTATTTAGGCCGGAGAGCATATGGGATACCACTCGGGTGGTTCTGGGCATTCAAAACTTAGGAACACTCCTTGTAGATCAG GCCACGTGTAGCGATGGTCGAGTAGTGGACCGGGCTAGGGCCTGGTGCTCCTCCATAGGAATTCCCTATTTCCGATTTTCCCCCCAACTTTCTGAAGAAGTCGCTATGGATGAGAAATCGGACGAGAAGTTGTGCAACATGCTCTGGGAGACCAAGGCATACATGCACGAAAACATGAGCGTAATACGAGAATTGTCGGATTTGTTGAGTCGAGGTTAA
- the eIF3l gene encoding eukaryotic translation initiation factor 3 subunit L, which yields MFNEEYEQNYDYSYDDYGGHTGDPVQDAEYSRQHSMPETVKNFLVYFRNNVNEGLVFELQSLYELSWPKLTEDYFEKRPWPEEAEVSNIVDADPVFMILYKELYFRHIYARIQGGPTLEQRFNSFYNYCDLFNYILSASEPVPLELPDLWLWELIDEFVYQFQSFSQYRARLQKKTQTELDTLNSNNKVWNVLCVLNVLHSLVDKSNIKQQLEVYASGGDPDSVAGEFGSHSLYKMLGYFSLVGLLRLHSLLGDYYQAIKVLENIEVHKKSQYAHIPACQISTSYYVGFAYMMMRRYSDAIRTFSSILLYIQRTKQLFASKTYQHDQINKQTDQMYHLLAICLVLHPQCIDESIQQILREKSYHEKMYKMQYGDLQEFENSFVYACPKFLSPCAPPIGAIPDDYSKEAIQHQTQVFMDEVQQQKMLPTIRSYLKLYTTLPLNKLATFMAQNSRGEGQWDLDKETQTLLIHLLAFKHKMKNVVWSKGASGLEGKFQSGSELDFYIDNDMIHIADTKVAHRYGDFFIRKVLKFEDLNRKLHLIRL from the exons ATGTTTAACGAGGAGTACGAACAA AATTACGACTATAGCTATGATGATTATGGGGGCCATACAGGCGACCCAGTCCAAGATGCTGAATACAGCCGTCAGCATTCAATGCCagaaactgttaaaaattttctagtttactTCCGAAACAATGTGAATGAGGGTCTGGTGTTTGAGTTGCAGTCTCTGTATGAGCTGTCATGGCCAAAATTGACTGAAGACTACTTTGAAAAGAGGCCATGGCCTGAAGAGGCTGAGGTGTCAAATATTGTAGATGCAGATCCG gtGTTCATGATCCTCTACAAAGAGCTCTACTTCCGGCACATTTATGCTAGAATTCAAGGGGGCCCCACTTTGGAACAGCGCTTTAACTCCTTTTACAACTACTGTGACCTTTTCAATTACATATTGAGCGCCTCTGAGCCAGTACCACTGGAACTGCCTGACTTGTGGCTCTGGGAGTTGATTGACGAGTTTGTGTATCAGTTCCAATCCTTCTCCCAATATAGAGCGCGCCTTCAAAAAAAGACCCAGACGGAACTAGATACCTTAAATTCCAATAATAAGGTGTGGAACGTGCTGTGCGTCCTTAACGTATTGCACTCGCTTGTTGACAAAAGCAACATCAAACAGCAATTGGAGGTGTATGCGAGTGGCGGGGACCCGGATTCTGTTGCCGGGGAGTTCGGCAGTCACTCGCTGTACAAAATGTTAGGGTATTTCAGCCTCGTGGGTCTTCTAAGATTGCATTCGCTTTTGGGAGATTACTACCAAGCTATAAAAGTTCTGGAAAATATTGAGGTGCATAAAAAGTCGCAGTATGCACACATTCCGGCCTGTCAAATTTCTACTTCGTACTACGTTGGTTTCGCTTATATGATGATGCGCAGGTACTCAGATGCGATTCGCACTTTTTCAAGCATCTTGCTATATATTCAACGTACCAAGCAACTGTTCGCCTCTAAAACTTATCAGCACGACCAGATTAACAAGCAAACTGATCAGATGTACCATCTATTGGCCATTTGCTTGGTGCTCCATCCTCAGTGCATTGATGAGAGTATTCAACAAATTTTGCGGGAGAAGTCTTACCATGAAAAGATGTACAAAATGCAGTATGGAGACTTACAAGAGTTCGAGAACAGCTTTGTGTACGCTTGCCCGAAATTTTTATCCCCCTGTGCTCCTCCCATTGGGGCCATCCCTGATGATTACTCAAAAGAGGCTATACAGCACCAGACACAGGTTTTTATGGAcgaa GTCCAACAGCAAAAAATGTTGCCTACAATAAGGAGTTACCTGAAGTTGTACACTACGTTGCCCTTGAACAAGCTGGCAACGTTTATGGCTCAAAACAGCAGAGGCGAAGGTCAATGGGACTTGGATAAGGAAACCCAAACCTTGTTGATTCATTTATTAGCGTTCAAACATAAAATGAAGAATGTGGTTTGGTCCAAAGGCGCTTCAGGATTGGAGGGGAAATTCCAGAGTGGTTCTGAG TTGGATTTCTACATTGACAATGATATGATTCATATCGCTGACACGAAGGTGGCGCACCGATACGGCGATTTTTTCATAAggaaagttttgaaatttgaagatcTCAACAGGAAGCTGCATTTGATTAGACTGTGA
- the mTerf3 gene encoding transcription termination factor 3, mitochondrial, giving the protein MLKRYAQFSFSKISYVRCFLSQVTQLTEKTCSESTQPETSLLPLSVVDQETSVLKPFSEDISYISTYLKPTYNLAAYANRSELIQQLVKLGVDLHHIEKKQPETISFLLKLSFEDIKRHIQFFNDLGVDLKLVANVITKNPRIFQERLEDLEIRVNYLKSKNFSDEAIIRIVSKNPFWLSHSTQDIDNKLGFFQSNFKLTGIEVRQIASMKPQLITWSQDKIKVNIFVIKEEMGFSLDDIKQLILVKPQILMNGQHRLLQTFEYLNNKMDIPYECLLNFPGALSCRATRLKQRHQFLVKLRRDQFNPRKPNYISLDSMVKGTDMHFAIEVAKSTIEEFNLFLKTL; this is encoded by the exons atgttAAAACGCTATGCTCAATTCTCCTTCAGTAAAATATCATACGTACGATGCTTCTTATCTCAAGTAACGCAACTAACTGAAAAAACATGCTCCGAGAGCACCCAACCCGAAACATCTCTGCTCCCTTTAAGCGTAGTCGACCAAGAAACCTCAGTTTTAAAACCTTTCTCCGAAGATATTTCTTACATTTCCACGTATCTAAAACCCACCTACAACCTAGCAGCCTATGCCAATAGATCGGAACTAATTCAGCAATTAGTCAAACTTGGAGTTGACTTACACCACATTGAAAAGAAACAACCAGAAACAATTTCCTTCTTGCTCAAGCTGAGCTTCGAGGACATAAAGAGGCACATACAGTTTTTCAATGACTTGGGAGTGGATTTGAAACTGGTGGCCAATGTAATTACTAAAAACCCAAGGATCTTTCAAGAGAGGCTTGAAGATTTGGAAATTCGAGTGAACTATTTGAAGTCAAAAAACTTCAGTGATGAAGCCATTATCAGGATTGTGAGCAAAAACCCTTTTTGGTTAAGTCATAG CACCCAAGACATTGACAACAAATTAGGATTTTTCCaatcaaatttcaaacttaCTGGCATTGAAGTGCGTCAAATAGCTAGCATGAAGCCCCAACTTATTACATGGAGCCaagataaaattaaagtaaatatctttgtaattaaagaagaaatggGATTTAGTCTTGATGATATAAAGCAGCTGATTTTAGTCAAACCACAAATACTTATGAATG ggcAACATAGATTACTCCAAACTTTCGAATATCTGAACAATAAGATGGATATTCCTTATGaatgtttattgaattttccagGGGCCTTGAGTTGCAGGGCAACCCGGCTTAAACAGAGGCATCAGTTCTTGGTGAAATTGAGAAGGGACCAGTTCAATCCAAGAAAACCCAATTATATTAGTCTAGACAGTATGGTCAAAGGCACAGATATGCATTTTGCCATTGAGGTGGCAAAAAGTACCATTGAGgagtttaatttgtttttgaaaactttgtaa
- the wcy gene encoding WW domain-containing adapter protein with coiled-coil homolog, whose protein sequence is MVMHARKTQRMSDGYFEKHQTHPYQNSKYGSSKSYSSNSERYEKFRDSPNGNNYRSDSPESQSPRDRDRSYQSKSYLQKIREKERENRDYKTSRDKYSDLSRSPKDKRSRESDHRSSSDRNDDKSILHPLKAGQLSSRDRKPIHNNCVDKRDDRDRLLKVGDWSEHVSSSGKKYYYNCKTEVSQWEKPREWLERERERERFRGRDRERDDRYRDGSSRSSHEKHSNSRGSNGSGSSKDATRHWSGNSGSSREAPEGSNKESSSDWPSSSRRHSNPDNSVQSVAFSAAQDMDISPGDSTPTSEVSYGTNSTPLVVEQPVVGPVLLANALPRLSSHPSTTPTATPTLTTPPSLLMSSPTQNAPGALPQGLANAPGPPDVKKTMDLLTIDTTQAAMTSDGPPTPTHSEVPECSKVVAPTGSPPSGSLPPLQGVSSSLQALRLQGPTITPSLANHYRDDLVNHVRGWPAEILEKQTQKFSEDSHIMGSLQCSKVSAELKSARSIVRLTEIQATLQEQRILFLRQQIQELEELKSQNSFMSDDP, encoded by the exons ATGGTAATGCATGCAAGGAAAACGCAACGGATGAGTGATGG GTACTTCGAGAAGCACCAAACCCATCCCTATCAG aATTCTAAGTATGGTTCATCAAAAAGCTACAGCTCCAATAGTGAACGCTATGAAAAATTTAGGGACTCCCCAAATGGAAACAACTATCGTTCAGACAGTCCTGAGTCGCAGTCACCAAGGGACAGGGACCGGTCATACCAATCCAAAAGCTATCTGCAGAAAATTCGTGAGAAGGAGAGAGAGAACAGAGACTACAAGACGTCCAGGGATAAGTACTCTG ATTTATCGCGGTCGCCCAAAGACAAAAGAAGTCGAGAATCAGACCACCGAAGTAGTAGCGATCGAAATGATGATAAAAGCATTTTGCATCCCTTAAAAGCAGGGCAGCTCTCATCACGGGATCGCAAGCCTATACATAACAATTGTGTGGACAAG agaGATGACAGAGATAGGTTACTGAAAGTGGGTGACTGGTCTGAGCATGTCAGTTCTTCAGGTAAAAAGTATTACTACAACTGTAAAACAGAGGTGTCGCAGTGGGAGAAACCCAGAGAATGGCTGGAACGAGAAAGGGAAAGAGAAAGGTTCCGTGGTAGGGATCGGGAGAGAGATGACAGATACAGAGACGGCTCTAGCCGATCAA GTCATGAAAAACATTCCAACTCTAGGGGTTCAAATGGCAGTGGCAGTAGTAAGGATGCCACACGCCACTGGAGTGGTAACAGTGGATCAAGTCGAGAAGCTCCTGAAGGATCTAATAAAGAATCTTCATCAGACTG GCCTTCAAGTTCACGAAGGCATTCCAACCCGGACAACTCAGTGCAATCGGTGGCGTTCTCTGCTGCCCAAGACATGGATATATCGCCGGGTGATAGTACTCCCACTTCAGAA gtATCATACGGCACAAATTCTACACCCCTAGTGGTTGAGCAGCCGGTTGTTGGGCCGGTACTGCTGGCCAATGCGTTGCCGCGGCTTTCCTCGCATCCTTCGACCACGCCCACGGCCACGCCTACCTTAACTACCCCGCCATCATTGCTGATGAGCTCTCCGACGCAAAATGCGCCAGGGGCGTTGCCACAGGGTCTCGCAAACGCACCCGGCCCGCCGGACGTCAAAAAGACGATGGATCTTTTGACGATCGACACAACGCAGGCGGCCATGACTAGCGACGGCCCTCCCACCCCTACGCATTCTGAAGTGCCCGAGTGTTCAAAGG TGGTGGCCCCTACGGGAAGCCCTCCTAGTGGAAGTCTGCCGCCTTTGCAGGGCGTGTCCAGTTCCCTGCAGGCGCTACGCCTTCAGGGTCCCACCATCACACCCTCATTGGCCAATCATTATAGGGACGATCTAGTTAATCATGTAAGGGGATGGCCGGCGGAGATTTTGGAGAAGCAG ACGCAGAAATTCTCGGAAGATTCGCACATAATGGGTAGTTTACAATGTTCCAAAGTATCTGCCGAATTGAAGTCCGCAAGGTCTATAGTCCGCCTTACAGAGATCCAGGCGACGTTACAAGAACAAAG GATATTGTTTCTACGTCAACAGATCCAGGAACTAGAAGAACTGAAGTCTCAAAACTCCTTCATGTCCGACGATCCTTAG